The DNA sequence GCTCATGGCACCCAACTTCTAAAAAATAAAATCAAAGAGATTTAAAAGATTTTCTATTTCTTAGAGTCTGTGGGTAGCAAGGATTAAAATCATTCCAGTCGAAATGCCGCAGCAGCAGGGTTTGATGGGCATTAGCGGATATTGTTCCACGCAGCATCGCATGCTAAATGGGAAAACAGATATTTTTAAAGCAATTTCAGTAATTTAGATTGAATTTTGAGAGCATCCCATCTGTGGATAATTTGGGGAAAAGTTTGAACAGTTTTGCGTTCTTCCAATAATTCACAGGCACGCCGGGGATGATTGCAGCCACTTGCGGATTGTGGAAAAACACCACCTTATTCACGTAGCGGCTCGGCCCTCAGGACAATTTTGAAGTTTGTCCCGGTTTATCAACAGCGGGAGAAAAACAGCGTGGAGAACAAAAAAAGTTTCTTCCATCTGCACCTGATTTCGGACTCAACGGGAGAGACTCTGATGTCGGCGGGTCGTGCCGTCTCGGCCCAGTTCCATGCCTCCATGCCGGTGGAACATGTTTATCCAATGATCAGGAACCAGAAACAGCTTGGACAGGTCGTTGATCTGATCGACAAGGAACCGGGCATCGTTCTTTATACCATCGTGGACCAGCAGCTGGCCGAGTTCCTGGATCTGCGCTGCCATGCGATCGGCGTTCCTTGCGTTAATGTCCTTGAACCGATCATCGGCATTTTCCAGACCTATCTCGGTGCCCCATCAAGAAGGCGGGTGGGTGCGCAGCATGCATTGAACGCCGATTATTTTGCGCGGATTGAGGCGTTGAATTTCGCCATGGACCACGATGACGGGCAAATGCCGGAAACCTATGACGAGGCGGATATCGTCATCATCGGCATCAGCCGCACGTCAAAAACCCCAACCAGCATCTATCTCGCCAACCGGGGAATAAAGACTGCCAACATCCCGGTCGTTCCCAATGTGCCCCTGCCCGATAGCCTCTATGCAGCCACCCGGCCGCTGATAGTCGGTCTTGTCGCAACATCCGACCGAATATCGCAGGTGCGCGAAAACCGGGAACTGGGTGTAACGGGCGGATTTGACAGCGGCCGTTACACGGACCGCGCCACCATTATGGAAGAGCTGAAATATGCCCGTGCGCTCTGCGCCCGCAACAACTGGCCGCTGATCGATGTCACACGCCGCTCCATTGAGGAAACGGCGGCTGCCATCCTTGCCCTTCGCCAAAGGACACGATAATCCGAATCTCACCATTCGGAGCAGACAGTCGATGAAACAAGAGTTGATCCTCGCCTCGTCCAGTGCATCCCGCCAGATGCTGATGCGCAATGCGGGGCTGACATTTTCTGCAATACCCGCGGATATTGATGAGCGTGCGCTTGATGAGCAGCTTGAACGAGACGGCGCGAGCCCGGAAGAGGTGGCGCTGGAACTGGCAAAGGCAAAGGCCCTTGCAGTCAGCAAGCTGCATCCGGCGGCGCTGGTTCTTGGATGCGACCAGACCATGGCACTCGGCACGCGTGTCTACCACAAGCCGAAAACCATGGCGGAGGCCGAAGCGCATCTGATGTCATTGTCCGGCCAGGTTCATCGTCTGAACAGTGCGGCTGTTCTCGTTCATGCCGGTGAGGTGATATGGCAGACGGTTTCCAGTGCGGAACTTGCCGTGCGGATTTTGAGCGCCGAATTTGTCTCCCGTCATTTGCAGCGGGTGGGTGACAGAGCGCTGACCAGCGTCGGTGCCTATCAGCTCGAAGGGGAGGGAATCCAGCTATTCACCTCTATCGAGGGGGATTATTTCACGATACTCGGCCTGCCGCTGCTGCCACTTTTATCGAAACTGCGCGACATGGATGTCATCGATGGCTGATTCACGTGAAACATTAACCATAAACGCCTTCGTCGCGGGTTACCCGATCAAGCATTCGCGCTCACCGATCATCCATTCCTACTGGCTAAAGAAATTCGGCATTGCCGGGTCTTATACGGCTGTGGAAGTTTCTCCGGAAGATTTTCCGAATTTCATTGCCACACTTAAGGAAGTCAAACCGGGTACGGCGGTTGGCGGCAACGTCACCATACCGCACAAGGAAGCGGCATATAGCTTAGCAGACAGCCCCGATGCTCTGGCGGAAGAACTGGGTGCGGCCAACACCATTTGGGTGGAAGAAGGTAAGCTCCATGCCACCAATACGGACGGTTATGGTTTCGTCGCCAATCTCGATGAGCGTCATCCCGGCTGGGACAAAATCGACAGGGCGGTGGTTTTGGGAGCCGGCGGTGCAAGCCGGGCGGTCATTCAGTCCCTGCGCGATCGCGGCATTGCCGAAATCCACGTTCTGAATCGTACGGTTGAGCGCGCCCGGGAACTGGCCGACCGTTTTGGCCCTCGGGTTTTTTCGCACCCCCAGGCGGCACTTCATGAAGTTATGCGGGGTGCCGGGCTTTTCGTGAACACCACATCGCTCGGCATGGACGGCGCCGAAGCGCCTGAATTCGATTTTTCGCCACTCGCCACCAATGCCGTCGTGACCGATATCGTCTATGTACCGTTGCAAACGCCGATCCTGAAAATGGCGGAAGCGCAGGGCATAATAACGGTGGATGGGCTCGGTATGTTGCTTCATCAGGCGAAGCCCGGTTTCCAGCGATGGTTCGGCGAAATGCCGGAAGTCGATGAAACTCTCCGTTCCCTGATCATCGCGGACATGGAGAAACATTGATGATCGTCATCGGTCTTACCGGCTCGATTGGTATGGGGAAAACGACGACGGCGCGGCTGTTTGCCGAAGAAGGCGTTCCGGTTCTTGACTCAGACGAGGTCGTGCACGCGCTTTATCGTGGACAAGCGGTTCCGCTGATTGAAGCGGCCTTTCCCGGAACCAGCATTTCCGGTGCGGTGGACCGGCAAAAACTCGGCGAAGTTCTGCGAGGGAATCCGGCTAATTTCAGCCGGCTCGAAGCGATTGTCCACCCGCTTGTCCGCGAAAGGCAGGAAGCCTTTCTGGCGGAGGCGAGGGACGATGGTCGCCAGTTCGCCCTTCTCGATATTCCCCTGCTGTTTGAAACTGGGGCGGAGAAGCGCGTCGATAAAATAGTAGTGGTGAGCTGCGCGCCGGAGATACAACGGCAGCGGGTTTTGGCCCGGCCAGGCATGACCCAAGAGAAATTCGAAATGATACTTGCGCGCCAGACGCCGGACGCCGAAAAGCGTCAGCGCGCCGATTTTGTTATCGATAGCGGAAATGGTGTCGAAGCGGCGCGGGATCAGGTAAGAGGAATATTGCAGAGATTGGCCGATACCGGTCACGGAGAGAATAATGCGTGAGATCATTTTCGATACGGAAACCACCGGTCTTGAATCGAAGTCCGACCGTGTGATCGAAATCGGCGGCATTGAACTGATCAACCATTTTCCGACCGGCCGGACGCTGCATCTCTATATCAGCCCGGAAGACCGCAAGGTTCACCCGGACGCGCTTGCGGTTCACGGCATCACCGACGACTTCCTGAAAGACAAGCCAAAATTCGCCGAAGTCGTCGATCAGATTCGCGATTTTTTCGAGGGTGCCCGCTGGGTGGCGCATAATGCGACATTCGATATGGGTTTCATCAATGCGGAATTTGCCCGTCTCGGCATTGAGCCTGTCGCAGCCGATCTGGTGACGGACACGCTTTCGCTCGCTCGTCGCAAGAACCCGATGGGACCTAATTCCCTGGATGCACTTTGCCGGCGTTACGGCATCGACAATTCCCACCGCACCAAGCACGGCGCGCTTCTCGACTCCGAATTGCTTGCAGAAGTTTATATCGAAATGATCGGCGGGCGTCAGACGGCCCTCGGTTTCGGCTCCGCCGCCAAGCAGGAAGCAGTGATCATCGAGGACGATGTGCCATTTGAGCCGCTACAGAGGCCGAGGGCATTGGCGCCGCGGCTGGATACGGAGACGGTTGCGGCCCATGGCAAGCTCGTTCTCGGCATGGGGGACAAGGCGATCTGGAACCGTTACCAGAATTGAGGTCTGCTCAGAGCCGGAAAATAGCAAATGCCGGGAACGAAAAATGAAGGCAAAGAAAAACCCGGGCGAAGAACCCGGGTTTTGTTTTTTTAGAAAGCTCTAAAGGCTTCAGTTCGGTACGGCCTGGACCTTGGCTCTGGCCTGCTCTTCGGCAACGCGCTGGGCGAACATCTGAGCGAAATCGATTGGGTCGATCATCAGCGGCGGGAAACCACCGTTGCGGGTAACGTCCGCAATGATCTGGCGGGCGAAGGGGAACAGCAAACGGGGGCATTCGATGAACAACACCGGCAGCATGTGCTCCTGCGGGAAACCAGCGATGCGGAACACGCCGCCATAAACCAGCTCGGCCGCGAACAGGACCTTGTCGCCATCCTTGGCTTCCGCGTTCAGCGACAGAACAACGTCGAAATCCGAACCGGAGATCGGGTTTGCGTTGACGTTGACATTGATGTTGATCGCCGGCGCATTGTCACGAGCCTGGAGCGAACGAGGTGCGCCCGGATTTTCAAAGGAAAGATCCTTGATGTACTGGGTAAGAATGTTGAGGGAAGGACTAACTGCGCCCTGTGCACCATTTTCAGCGGTCATTACGTTTCCTCGCGGCGTGAATTCGTGGATGGCGGTCTATCATTTCGACCGGAGCCTTACAACCCTTCGTGATCGGGGCCCTACATCGGTTCTGAGGGGCGATCAGGGCTTGGGCAGATCGCGATCATCCGGCTTGTGCGACCATGGAGAGTCCTTCTGTTCCTCACGGTGAAAGTCGTCCTCATCCAGATCGACAACCTTCGAACTGCCCGCATGTCCCGGACCATTGCGAAACCCGGAATAGTCTCCCTGCTGTGGACCGGCCTGATGGCCTGATTGCTGGCCGGGTTGGCGGAAGGAACCCGCCACGACGACACGTGGTCCGAAAGCCTTCCAGAAAAAACGCCGTACAGTGGTCGACAGAAGCAGAAGGCCGAGGATGTCAGTGATGAAGCCGGGGATGATCAGCAGTATCCCGGCAACCACCCGCATCGCGCCATTGACCAACTCGTCGGCCGGCTGGGCGCCGGTGCGTCCCGCATCCTGAAGATTTCTCACCATGCCGATGCCGCCGAGGCGCAGGATGAGCAATCCGAGAAACGACGTGAAGAGAACGAGCGCCAAGGTGAGCCAGAGGCCTATGGCTTTGCCGACAATGATGAAACCGGCGATTTCGAGAATGGGCATCATCAGGATGACAATGGGGAGAAAGGAAAAACGCATCTTCTAGCCTTGCGTGTGCATCTCTGGCAGATTGCTTGTTTCCGGAACATCGATGCCGGGACACCAATGATTGAATCTGCACATTTGAATGATGATAAGATGCAGACTATATGATGGTGTGGTTTTCGAATTTAAATGGCGGTTTTGGTAAAAGATGGGCTTTAGCGACTTTATCACATTGTTTTTTCTCGTTGCGGCGGTGCTGATATTCCTTCAGTTGCGCAGTGTTCTCGGCCGCCGGACGGGCAATGAGAAACCGCCATTCGATCCCTATAGCCCGCGCGATGTCGCCAAAGGCCCCGTCACGGACGATAACAAGGTCGTGACCCTGCCGAAACGCGGTGAGGCCGAGGATGAAAATCCCTTTGCCGAGGCGGATGCTCTGGCGCCTGTGGATTCTTCCCTGAATGCCTCCCTGCGCGAGGTAATGACCAAGGACCCGACGTTCCGGCCCAAGGAATTCCTGAATGGTGCTCGCATGGCCTATGAAATGATTGTCATGGGTTTTGCCGATGGCGACCGAAATACCCTCAAGAATCTCTTGTCGAAAGAGGTCTTCGAAGGCTTTGAGGCGGCGATCTCCGAACGTGAAAGCCGCGGCGAAGTCGTTAAATCCACTTTCGTGGGTATCGAGAAAGCCGACATCACCCAGGCCGGCATTCGCGATTCCGAGGTGCAGATCACGCTGAGGATCGTCAGCCAGCTGATTTCGGCAACCTATGACAAGGACGGCAAGCTGGTGGATGGCGACCCGGACGCGGTTGCGGAAGTGGACGATATCTGGACCTTCTCGCGTGACATGCGCTCGCGCGATCCGAACTGGAAGCTGATCGCCACCGAATCCGAGCAATGACCGCGCCCTTTTCGATCGAGGAAGTTTCTTTCCAAAACCTGCCCGGCTGGCGGGAAGACGATCCGGGCAAGCTTTTTCCGGTGATGCGGACGGTTCTGTCGCATCTCCGGAATGCAAAGCCTTATAGGAGCGGTGCGCTGGGGCTGACCGCCGCTGAGCTGGTTTCTCTTCTGGAAATGGCCGATGAGGAGGGTGGGGCTAGTCCGGAACAGGCCCGCCGCTTCTTCGAGACAAATTGTGTACCCTTTAAAATTTCTCCACTTGGGGGAAAAAGCGGTTTTGTAACCGCCTTCTATGAACCCGAGCTGGAAGTATCATCCGTTCGTGATGATGTCTGGTGTCACCCGATCTATCGCAGACCGCCGGAGCTGGTGGATATAGACGACGACAATCGTCCCACCGGTTTCGATCCGTCCTATGCTTTCGGAAAAGCGGAAGAGGAGGGTATCTCCTTTTTCCCCGATCGGCGGGCGATCGATGAGGGATATCTGGCGGGCAGGGGTCTTGAGATCGCCTGGGCGAAATCGAAGGTCGACCTGTTTTTCGTCCACGTGCAGGGTGCGGCCCGTTTGGTATTTCCGGATGGAACAATAAAACGCATGACTTATGCGGCCAAGGCCGGGCATCCGTTTTCGCCGATCGGCCGACTGCTTCTGGATCGCGGAGAGCTCGATCCGAAGACGATCTCGATGCAGACGATCCGCAAGTGGCTTGCCGATCACCCGGATGAGGTCGATGAGGTGCTGTGGCACAACCGCTCCTTCATTTTTTTCCGCGAGGCGGATGTCGTCGATCAGGACATGGGGCCAATTGCCGCCGCCAAGGTGCCGCTGGTTGCCGGGCGGGCACTTGCCGTGGACAGGCTTATCCATACTTTCGGTTTTCCCTTTTTTATCCATGCGCCGACCCTGACGCATCTGGATGATGGAAAACCCTTTGCCCGGCTGATGTTGGCGCTCGATACGGGTTCGGCTATCGTCGGCCCGGCGCGGGGCGATATTTTCACCGGCTCCGGTTTTGAGGCAGGAGAGCTTGCCGGCACGGTGCGCAATGAGGCCGATTTTTATATACTGATGCCGCGCAGTGCTGCGGAAAGGTATCGGCGATGAAAGGCAGCAGAAAGCTTGGCAAGGAAGAACGCATTCTGTGGGGCAAGGTCGCAAGAACCGCGCGGCCTATCTCCGGCAGGCTGGAAGATTTGCTGGCTTTCGACGACATAGAAGAGGCTCCGATGGAGCCCATTGTCCCGCAAACCGGCAACAGCCTTTTTCCGCGCATGCTTGCGGAACCGGTCGATGTGTCGCCGGCAACGCTGGACAAGAAGCCGAAAATTCATCAGCCGATGGAAAAGCCGGTCAAACGCAAACTAACCCGTGGCCGGTTGCCTCTGGAAGGGCGTATCGATCTGCACGGCATGTTTCAGAGTGAAGCCCATGCGGTGCTCTTGGATTTTCTGTTGCGCGCGCATGAACGGGGTCTCAGGCACGTGCTCGTCATCACCGGCAAGGGGCGCTCGATCGGCAGCGACGGTGCGCTGAAAAGAGCGGTGCCCATGTGGTTTTCCAAACCGGAATATCGCCACCTGATTTCGTCCTATGAGGACGCATCCGCCAATCACGGCGGCGACGGCGCACTCTATGTGCGGCTGGCGCGCCGGCGGGGCGAAAAATCATGACACCGTTTGCTGAGGCCGTACGGCAGCTTCGCGAACGCAAGGGCGTGACACAAAAGCAGATGGCTGCGGCAATCGGTGTTTCGCCCGCCTATCTCTCGGCGCTTGAGCATGGCAAACGCGGTAAGCCGAGCTTCGATCTCCTCCAGCGCATCGCCGGATATTTCAACATCATCTGGGACGAGGCGGAGGAATTGTTCTTTCTGGCCGGTTCGTCCGACCCCAAGGTGGTGATCGATACGGTCGGTCTTGCGCCGCAATATACGGCTTTCGCCAATCGCCTGGCGCGGGATATTCGCAAGCTGTCGCCGAGTGTGATAGAGGAACTGTCAGCGGTGCTGCAAAAAAGCCGTTCTTGCGATTGAAACCCCCTCTATCCCCTGCTTTATGCAGCATCCTGAAGCATGCGGCCTTTGGGATTGGGTGTAGAATTTCTATAGTCGCATGTCGGATTTGAGTGATTCGCTGGCTTCAGGCCTTCTCACTGGAAAACCTGGCCAGGAAACTTTGGAAAGAGTACTTATGACCGAAACATCGTCAAGCGAAGTCGGCGTTAACACGGAATACGGAGCCGATTCGATCAAGGTCCTCAAGGGTCTTGATGCCGTGCGCAAGCGGCCCGGCATGTATATCGGCGATACCGACGACGGTTCGGGCCTGCACCACATGGTCTACGAAGTGGTCGACAACGCCATCGACGAGGCGCTCGCGGGCCATGCCGATCTGGTGACGGTGACGCTGAACGCCGACGGGTCGGTGACGGTAACGGATAACGGCCGCGGCATTCCGACCGATATCCACTCTTCCGAAGGTGTTTCCGCCGCTGAAGTCATCATGACCCAGCTGCACGCGGGCGGTAAATTCGACCAGAACTCCTATAAGGTATCGGGTGGTCTGCATGGCGTGGGCGTCTCGGTGGTCAATGCGCTGTCCGTCTGGCTGAAGCTCAGAATCCGCCGTAACGGCAAGCTGCACGAAATTGGCTTCACCCATGGTGTCGCCGATGCACCGCTCTCGGTGATTGGCGAATATGAAGGCCGCTCCGGCACGGAAGTTACCTTCCTTGCAAGCCCCGAAACCTTCACCATGACGGACTATGATTACGGCACGCTGGAGCACCGTCTGCGCGAACTGGCGTTCTTGAACTCCGGTGTTCGCATTCTGCTCACCGACAAGCGCCACTCGGACGTCAAGCAGCAGGAATTGCTGTATGACGGCGGACTTGAGGCCTTCGTCCGTTATCTGGACCGCGCCAAGAAACCGCTGGTGGATAAGCCTGTTGCCATTCATGGCGAGAAGGACGGCATCACCGTCGAGGTCGCACTGTGGTGGAACGACAGCTACCACGAGAATGTGCTCTGCTTCACCAACAACATTCCCCAGCGCGATGGCGGCACCCATATGGCCGGTTTCCGCGCGGCGCTCACCCGTCAGGTCACCTCCTATGCCGATACGTCAGGCATCATGAAAAGAGAAAAGGTGAGCTTGCAGGGCGAAGACTGCCGCGAAGGCCTGACGGCCATTCTCTCTGTCAAGGTTCCTGACCCCAAGTTCTCCTCGCAGACGAAGGACAAACTTGTGTCGTCCGAAGTTCGTCCGGTCGTGGAAAGCCTCGTCAACGAAGCGCTCTCCACCTGGCTGGAAGAGCACCCTTCGGAAGCGAAAATCCTCGTCGGCAAGGTGGTGGAAGCGGCAGTCGCCCGCGAAGCCGCCCGCAAGGCGCGCGAACTGACGCGTCGCAAGGGCGCGCTCGATATTGCTTCTCTGCCCGGCAAACTTGCCGACTGCTCCGAGCGCGATCCGGCGAAATCCGAACTCTTTCTCGTTGAGGGCGACTCCGCCGGCGGTTCCGCCAAGCAGGGCCGCTCGCGTGAAACGCAGGCCATCCTGCCGCTTCGCGGTAAGATCCTCAACGTTGAGCGCGCCCGTTTCGACAAGATGTTGTCCAGCCAGGAAATCGGGACGCTGATTACCGCGCTCGGCACATCGATCGGCAAGGACGAATTCAACGCCGACAAGCTGCGTTACCACAAGATCATCATCATGACGGATGCTGACGTCGACGGCGCCCACATCCGTACCCTGCTGTTGACCTTCTTCTTCCGCCAGATGCCGGAACTGATCGAGCGCGGCCATCTCTATATCGCCCAGCCGCCGCTTTATAAGGTGACACGCGGCAAATCCGTGCAGTACCTCAAGGATGAGAAGGCGCTGGAAGAATACCTCATTTCCATGGGTCTTGAGGAAGCATCGCTGACCCTCGGCACCGGTGAGGTTCGCGTCGGCGCTGATCTTCGCGAAGTCATTCTCGATGCGCTGCGCATGCGTTCGCTGATCGATGGTCTGCATTCCCGCTACAGCCGTTCAATTGTCGAACAGGCTGCCATTGCCGGTGCGCTTAACCCGGAGCTTTCGGCCGATGCGGCCCGTGCTCAGGAAACCGTTGCCGAAGTGGCCCGGCGTCTGGACATGATTGCGGAAGAAACCGAACGCGGCTGGTCCGGCACGGTGCTGGAGGATGGCGGTCTGCGTTTCGAGCGCATGGTGCGCGGTGTCAAGGAGGTCTCGACGCTGGATATGGGACTGCTCGGTTCGGCCGATGCCCGCCATATCGATCAACTCACAGCCCGCACCCGTGAAATCTACGCCACGCCACCGGTCCTGCAACGCAAGGATGGCACCCTGGAACTGGCAGGACCACGTGCGCTTCTGGATGCGATTTTCGCCGCCGGTCGCAAGGGTCTTTCCATGCAGCGTTATAAGGGGCTCGGCGAGATGAATGCCGAGCAGCTGTGGGAAACGACGCTCGACGCCAATGTTCGCTCGCTGCTGCAGGTAAAGGTCAACGATGCGACCGATGCCGACGGCCTGTTTGCCCGCCTGATGGGTGACGAGGTGGAACCGCGCCGCGACTTCATCCAGGAAAATGCGCTCAGCGTCGCCAACCTCGACATTTAATCCTGTGGAGTGTCTCGCGTAACGATTCACGTGAAACGATAATTTAACAAAAGGCCCGGCGATCGATAATCGCCGGGCCTTTTGTTCTCTGAATTGCCTGATATCAATCGGCCTTGCCGGTGAAGCGCCCTTCGAAAGCCACCTCCGCAAGCGGCAGGCGCTTGCTCGGCACTTCCCTTTCCGCCAGATCTTCCGGGAGGACGGAACTGTCGGTTAGCGTACCGATGGCAATCCCGGCTTCCACCTTGTAGCCTTCAGGAATATCCAGCGCTTCAACGATCCTGTCCTTCAGGATGCCACCCATGCCGTGGGCATGATAACCGAGCAGATGCGCCTGCATCGCGAGTGAAAACCATGCAGCACCAGCATCGAAGGAATGGGTCGCTGAAGGTTTTTTCTCGCCTTCGCGGGAGATATTATAGTCCCGCGAAACGACGAACAGCAGCACCGAGGCATTTTTTGCCCAGCGCTGGTTTCCCTCCATCAGCAGTTCCACGAAGAGCGGCCAGTCTTCGCTGTCCTTATGGGCATAGACAAATCGCCATGGCTGCAGGTTGGATGCCGAGGGCGCCCAGTGGGCCGCATCCAGAATGGTCAGCAGGTGTTCCTGCGATATGGCGCTGCCATCAAAGGCGCGCGGAGACCAGCGGTCGAGGAAGAGGGGATCGACGGGATATTCAGATTGCCGGGAGTTGCTGTTCGTCACGGGCCGTGTCCTTTTGATTGACGGGAAGGAAAAGGTATTTTTCAAAACTTGGCGCAGTCAAGGGGTGACAAGGATGAATGCATCGTTCATATATGCATCATCTTGTCTGACAACCGGGAGAGAGTTCCATGAAATTGATGCGCGTTGGCCAGCCCGGCCAGGAAAAACCTGCCATTCTCGACGCGGAAGGAAAAGTCCGCGATCTGTCCGCCCACGTGAAGGATATCGGCGGCGACGCCATCTCGCCCGAAGGCCTCAAGAAGATTGCCGCCATTGATCTCGGCACGCTGCCGGTACTGAGCGAGGAGCGTATCGGCGCCTGCGTTGCGGGAACCGGGAAGTTCATCTGCATCGGCCTCAATTTCTCCGACCATGCTGCCGAAACAGGTGCGACCGTACCGCCGGAGCCTGTCATTTTCATGAAGGCGACCTCGGCCATCGTCGGTCCGAACGATGACGTCACCATTCCGCGCGGTTCCGAAAAGACCGACTGGGAAGTCGAGCTTGGTGTAGTCATCGGCAAGACCGCCAAATATGTCTCGGAAGCGGATGCCCTCGACTACGTCGCCGGTTATTGTGTTTCCCACGATGTTTCCGAGCGCGCTTTCCAGACGGAGCGTGCCGGGCAGTGGACCAAGGGTAAGTCCTGCGACACCTTCGGCCCCATCGGCCCCTGGCTGGTGACGAAGGACGAAGTCGCGGATCCGCAGAACCTCGGCATGTGGCTGAAGGTGAATGGCCAGACCATGCAGGATGGCTCCAGCAAGACCATGGTTTACGGCGTCGCCCATGTGGTTTCCTATCTCAGCCAGTTCATGTCGCTGCATCCCGGCGACGTCATCTCCACTGGCACGCCCCCCGGCGTCGGCATGGGTCAGAAGCCGCCACGTTATCTGAAGGCTGGCGATGTCGTGGAACTCGGCATTGAAGCCCTCGGTTCCCAGAAGCAGACTTTCGTTGCCGACATCTGATTGCCGTCGGGCATTCAACTGAAATTGAGGCGTCGGCGGGAAACTGCCGGCGCCTTCGATTTTGTGCACATGCGAAAAGCTGCTATGGTCAAAAAAAGAGCTTGATCCGCGAGGGAGGCGTCATCAGTGTTCTACCATCTTTATGAAATGAACCATGCGGCCATGATGCCGCTGCGTGCCGGTGCCGATATGATGCGCCAGGCCTGCAACAATCCGCTCAACCCGCTTTTCAGCACTGCCTTCGGGCGAAGCCTCGATGCCGGTTTCGAGGTGTTCGAGCGCCTGACCCGCCGTTACGTAAAGCCCGAATTTGGTCTTGGCAGCACGACTATTGATGGCCAGAGCGTCACTGTCGCGGAAGAGATCGTATGGTCGCGCCCGTTCTGCAATCTCGTTCATTTCAGAAGAGAACTCGATGCGGCCCGCCAGTCCGATCAGAAGGTGCTGCTGGTTG is a window from the Agrobacterium tumefaciens genome containing:
- the dnaQ gene encoding DNA polymerase III subunit epsilon; protein product: MREIIFDTETTGLESKSDRVIEIGGIELINHFPTGRTLHLYISPEDRKVHPDALAVHGITDDFLKDKPKFAEVVDQIRDFFEGARWVAHNATFDMGFINAEFARLGIEPVAADLVTDTLSLARRKNPMGPNSLDALCRRYGIDNSHRTKHGALLDSELLAEVYIEMIGGRQTALGFGSAAKQEAVIIEDDVPFEPLQRPRALAPRLDTETVAAHGKLVLGMGDKAIWNRYQN
- the secB gene encoding protein-export chaperone SecB, encoding MTAENGAQGAVSPSLNILTQYIKDLSFENPGAPRSLQARDNAPAININVNVNANPISGSDFDVVLSLNAEAKDGDKVLFAAELVYGGVFRIAGFPQEHMLPVLFIECPRLLFPFARQIIADVTRNGGFPPLMIDPIDFAQMFAQRVAEEQARAKVQAVPN
- a CDS encoding helix-turn-helix domain-containing protein encodes the protein MTPFAEAVRQLRERKGVTQKQMAAAIGVSPAYLSALEHGKRGKPSFDLLQRIAGYFNIIWDEAEELFFLAGSSDPKVVIDTVGLAPQYTAFANRLARDIRKLSPSVIEELSAVLQKSRSCD
- a CDS encoding Tim44/TimA family putative adaptor protein, whose amino-acid sequence is MGFSDFITLFFLVAAVLIFLQLRSVLGRRTGNEKPPFDPYSPRDVAKGPVTDDNKVVTLPKRGEAEDENPFAEADALAPVDSSLNASLREVMTKDPTFRPKEFLNGARMAYEMIVMGFADGDRNTLKNLLSKEVFEGFEAAISERESRGEVVKSTFVGIEKADITQAGIRDSEVQITLRIVSQLISATYDKDGKLVDGDPDAVAEVDDIWTFSRDMRSRDPNWKLIATESEQ
- a CDS encoding Maf-like protein, coding for MKQELILASSSASRQMLMRNAGLTFSAIPADIDERALDEQLERDGASPEEVALELAKAKALAVSKLHPAALVLGCDQTMALGTRVYHKPKTMAEAEAHLMSLSGQVHRLNSAAVLVHAGEVIWQTVSSAELAVRILSAEFVSRHLQRVGDRALTSVGAYQLEGEGIQLFTSIEGDYFTILGLPLLPLLSKLRDMDVIDG
- a CDS encoding murein transglycosylase A; this translates as MTAPFSIEEVSFQNLPGWREDDPGKLFPVMRTVLSHLRNAKPYRSGALGLTAAELVSLLEMADEEGGASPEQARRFFETNCVPFKISPLGGKSGFVTAFYEPELEVSSVRDDVWCHPIYRRPPELVDIDDDNRPTGFDPSYAFGKAEEEGISFFPDRRAIDEGYLAGRGLEIAWAKSKVDLFFVHVQGAARLVFPDGTIKRMTYAAKAGHPFSPIGRLLLDRGELDPKTISMQTIRKWLADHPDEVDEVLWHNRSFIFFREADVVDQDMGPIAAAKVPLVAGRALAVDRLIHTFGFPFFIHAPTLTHLDDGKPFARLMLALDTGSAIVGPARGDIFTGSGFEAGELAGTVRNEADFYILMPRSAAERYRR
- a CDS encoding Smr/MutS family protein, yielding MKGSRKLGKEERILWGKVARTARPISGRLEDLLAFDDIEEAPMEPIVPQTGNSLFPRMLAEPVDVSPATLDKKPKIHQPMEKPVKRKLTRGRLPLEGRIDLHGMFQSEAHAVLLDFLLRAHERGLRHVLVITGKGRSIGSDGALKRAVPMWFSKPEYRHLISSYEDASANHGGDGALYVRLARRRGEKS
- the coaE gene encoding dephospho-CoA kinase (Dephospho-CoA kinase (CoaE) performs the final step in coenzyme A biosynthesis.); this encodes MIVIGLTGSIGMGKTTTARLFAEEGVPVLDSDEVVHALYRGQAVPLIEAAFPGTSISGAVDRQKLGEVLRGNPANFSRLEAIVHPLVRERQEAFLAEARDDGRQFALLDIPLLFETGAEKRVDKIVVVSCAPEIQRQRVLARPGMTQEKFEMILARQTPDAEKRQRADFVIDSGNGVEAARDQVRGILQRLADTGHGENNA
- a CDS encoding shikimate dehydrogenase; protein product: MADSRETLTINAFVAGYPIKHSRSPIIHSYWLKKFGIAGSYTAVEVSPEDFPNFIATLKEVKPGTAVGGNVTIPHKEAAYSLADSPDALAEELGAANTIWVEEGKLHATNTDGYGFVANLDERHPGWDKIDRAVVLGAGGASRAVIQSLRDRGIAEIHVLNRTVERARELADRFGPRVFSHPQAALHEVMRGAGLFVNTTSLGMDGAEAPEFDFSPLATNAVVTDIVYVPLQTPILKMAEAQGIITVDGLGMLLHQAKPGFQRWFGEMPEVDETLRSLIIADMEKH
- a CDS encoding FxsA family protein; the protein is MRFSFLPIVILMMPILEIAGFIIVGKAIGLWLTLALVLFTSFLGLLILRLGGIGMVRNLQDAGRTGAQPADELVNGAMRVVAGILLIIPGFITDILGLLLLSTTVRRFFWKAFGPRVVVAGSFRQPGQQSGHQAGPQQGDYSGFRNGPGHAGSSKVVDLDEDDFHREEQKDSPWSHKPDDRDLPKP
- a CDS encoding pyruvate, water dikinase regulatory protein, with product MENKKSFFHLHLISDSTGETLMSAGRAVSAQFHASMPVEHVYPMIRNQKQLGQVVDLIDKEPGIVLYTIVDQQLAEFLDLRCHAIGVPCVNVLEPIIGIFQTYLGAPSRRRVGAQHALNADYFARIEALNFAMDHDDGQMPETYDEADIVIIGISRTSKTPTSIYLANRGIKTANIPVVPNVPLPDSLYAATRPLIVGLVATSDRISQVRENRELGVTGGFDSGRYTDRATIMEELKYARALCARNNWPLIDVTRRSIEETAAAILALRQRTR